The region CTGAGATGTGCATGCCTGGTGACAACACCGAGATGACGGTGGAGTTGATTGCTCCGATCGCGATGGATGACGGTTTGCGTTTCGCGATTCGTGAGGGTGGCCGCACCGTGGGTGCTGGCCGCGTCACCAAGATCCTCAACTGAACTGACCGGGAGCGATGCTCCCGACCGACCTGCGAGAAGGGCGCCTT is a window of Actinomycetes bacterium DNA encoding:
- the tuf gene encoding elongation factor Tu (EF-Tu; promotes GTP-dependent binding of aminoacyl-tRNA to the A-site of ribosomes during protein biosynthesis; when the tRNA anticodon matches the mRNA codon, GTP hydrolysis results; the inactive EF-Tu-GDP leaves the ribosome and release of GDP is promoted by elongation factor Ts; many prokaryotes have two copies of the gene encoding EF-Tu) encodes the protein EMCMPGDNTEMTVELIAPIAMDDGLRFAIREGGRTVGAGRVTKILN